A single region of the Nicotiana sylvestris chromosome 6, ASM39365v2, whole genome shotgun sequence genome encodes:
- the LOC104225877 gene encoding UDP-glycosyltransferase 74G1-like: MSTTHKAHCLILPYPVQGHINPMLQFSKRLQSKGVKITISPTKSFLKTMQELPTSVSIEAISDGYNGGIDQAESFLAYITRFKEVGSDTLTQLIKKLENCECPVNCIVYDPFLPWAVEVAKDFGLVSAAFFTQNCVVDNIYYHVHKGVLKLPPTQVDGEILIPGLSSTIESSDVPSFESSPQSEKLVEMLVNQFSNLEKVDWVLINSFYELEKEVIDWMAKLYPIKTIGPTIPSMYLDKRLPNDKEYGLSLFKPMAKECLNWLNHQPISSVVYVSFGSMAKLEAEQMEELAWGLKNSNKNFLWVVRSTEESKLPKNFIEELKLASENKGFVVSWCPQLQVLEHKSIGCFLTHSGWNSTLEAISLGVPMVTMPQWSDQPTNAKLVHDVWEMGVRAKQDDKGIVRREIIEENIKLVMEEEKGKVIRENAKKWKEFARNAVDEGGSSDKNIEEFVSNLTTIS; the protein is encoded by the exons atgagtacTACTCACAAAGCTCACTGCTTGATTTTGCCATATCCAGTGCAAGGTCATATCAACCCAATGCTCCAATTTTCCAAACGTTTACAATCCAAAGGTGTTAAAATCACAATATCACCAACAAAATCCTTCTTGAAAACCATGCAAGAATTGCCAACTTCAGTGTCAATCGAGGCCATATCCGATGGCTACAACGGTGGCATCGACCAAGCAGAATCTTTCTTGGCCTACATAACGCGATTCAAAGAAGTTGGCTCCGATACTCTGACTCAACTTATTAAGAAATTAGAAAATTGTGAGTGCCCTGTGAATTGCATAGTTTATGATCCATTCCTTCCTTGGGCTGTTGAAGTTGCAAAGGATTTTGGTTTAGTTAGTGCTGCTTTTTTCACACAAAATTGTGTAGTAGATAACATTTACTACCATGTACATAAAGGGGTACTAAAACTTCCTCCTACTCAAGTTGATGGAGAAATATTAATTCCTGGATTATCAAGTACAATTGAGAGTTCAGATGTACCTAGTTTTGAGTCTAGTCCTCAATCAGAAAAATTAGTTGAAATGTTGGTTAATCAATTCTCAAATCTTGAGAAAGTAGATTGGGTCCTAATCAACAGCTTCTATGAGTTGGAGAAAGAG GTAATTGATTGGATGGCCAAGCTTTATCCAATCAAGACAATTGGACCAACAATACCATCCATGTACCTAGACAAGAGGCTACCAAATGACAAAGAGTATGGCCTTAGTCTCTTCAAGCCAATGGCAAAAGAGTGCCTAAATTGGTTAAATCATCAACCAATTAGCTCAGTAGTGTATGTATCATTTGGAAGTATGGCTAAATTAGAAGCTGAGCAAATGGAAGAATTGGCATGGGGTTTGAAGAATAGCAACAAGAATTTCTTGTGGGTAGTTAGATCCACTGAAGAATCCAAACTTCCCAAGAACTTTATAGAGGAATTAAAATTAGCAAGTGAGAATAAAGGTTTCGTGGTATCATGGTGTCCGCAATTACAAGTGTTGGAACATAAATCGATAGGGTGTTTTCTCACACATAGTGGATGGAATTCGACTTTGGAAGCAATTAGTTTGGGAGTGCCAATGGTGACAATGCCACAATGGTCAGATCAACCAACAAATGCAAAGCTTGTGCACGATGTTTGGGAGATGGGAGTTAGAGCCAAACAAGATGACAAAGGGATAGTTAGAAGAGAAATTATTGAAGAAAATATAAAATTAGTGATGGAAGAAGAGAAAGGAAAAGTAATTAGGGAAAATGCAAAGAAATGGAAGGAATTTGCTAGAAATGCTGTGGATGAAGGAGGGAGTTCAGACAAAAACATTGAAGAATTTGTTTCCAATTTGACGACTATTTCTTAA